In Haloarchaeobius litoreus, the following are encoded in one genomic region:
- a CDS encoding YbaK/EbsC family protein has translation MHSTAARFADRAREEYGFEPEVTEFPEGTKTAADAAAAIGCDVAQIGSSIVLVVDAGTDEEQVVVSVTSGANRVDLAKMADLVGGETARMAEPDEVKGATGWTIGGVPPFCHETDLPVFVDETLQEFETVWVAAGTPDAVFPLDPEQLAELSGGTVADVAE, from the coding sequence ATGCATTCGACCGCAGCCCGGTTCGCGGACCGAGCCCGCGAGGAGTACGGGTTCGAGCCCGAGGTGACGGAGTTCCCGGAGGGGACGAAGACGGCGGCCGACGCGGCGGCCGCCATCGGCTGTGACGTGGCACAGATCGGGAGCAGCATCGTCCTCGTCGTCGACGCCGGGACGGACGAGGAGCAGGTGGTCGTCTCGGTCACGTCGGGCGCGAACCGCGTGGACCTCGCGAAGATGGCCGACCTCGTGGGCGGCGAGACGGCACGGATGGCCGAGCCCGACGAGGTGAAGGGAGCGACGGGCTGGACCATCGGTGGCGTGCCGCCGTTCTGCCACGAGACCGACCTGCCGGTGTTCGTCGACGAGACCCTGCAGGAGTTCGAGACGGTGTGGGTGGCCGCCGGGACGCCCGACGCGGTGTTCCCGCTCGACCCCGAGCAGCTCGCCGAGCTATCCGGTGGGACCGTCGCAGACGTGGCCGAGTAG
- a CDS encoding acetate--CoA ligase family protein codes for MGTLSGLFAPDRVAVVGATDREGSVGRAILENLGAFDGDVVAVNPNREEVLGYRCYPDVASVGEPVDLAVVVVPPSVANPVVREAAEAGVENVVVITAGFSETGADGASREGELKAVAAEYDLNLVGPNCLGVMNTTVDMNATFGPEMALPGSMSLMSQSGAFITAVLDWAADQGIGFKDVVSLGNKAVLDETDFVREWGDDPDTDVVLGYLESVQDGQAFLEAARETTQETPVAVVKSGRTDAGAKAASSHTGAIAGSEAAYEAGLEQAGVLRADSVQELFDSARALSGLPLPESDDVAVVTNAGGPGVMATDAIGDATLSLASFTDETLDTFREVLPEEANIYNPVDVIGDASVERFTAAIDAALSDSNVSAAVVVSAPTAVLDFEELAEAVVEVQADHGKPVVTSLMGGSRTEPAVEKLRAAGIPNYFDPARAVDSIDALARQRRVTEREYVDPTEFDVDREAARDILLEAKERDDNRLGVEAMGLLDAYGIQTPAGEVVDEPGDAVEVAEGIDGPVVMKIVSPDILHKSDIGGVKIGVANEDVYDAYEDLVARATNYQPDATILGVQVQEMVDLDEGTETIVGVNRDPQFGPLVLFGLGGIFVEVLEDTTLRVAPVSEPEAREMIDEVKAAPLLRGARGRTPADVESIIETIQRLSQLVTDFPAILELDINPLVAGPDGVEAVDIRLTVDTDQL; via the coding sequence ATGGGAACGCTGTCAGGACTGTTCGCGCCGGACCGTGTCGCCGTGGTCGGAGCGACCGACCGCGAGGGCTCGGTCGGGCGTGCGATACTGGAGAACCTCGGCGCGTTCGACGGCGACGTCGTCGCCGTGAACCCGAACCGCGAGGAGGTGCTCGGCTACCGCTGCTATCCGGACGTGGCGAGCGTGGGCGAGCCCGTCGACCTCGCGGTCGTGGTCGTACCACCGTCGGTCGCCAACCCGGTGGTGCGCGAGGCCGCCGAGGCCGGGGTCGAGAACGTCGTCGTCATCACCGCCGGGTTCAGCGAGACCGGCGCGGACGGTGCGTCGCGCGAGGGGGAGCTGAAGGCCGTCGCCGCGGAGTACGACCTCAACCTCGTCGGCCCGAACTGCCTCGGCGTGATGAACACGACCGTCGACATGAACGCGACGTTCGGCCCGGAGATGGCGCTACCGGGCTCGATGTCGTTGATGAGCCAGTCCGGGGCGTTCATCACGGCCGTCCTGGACTGGGCGGCCGACCAGGGCATCGGCTTCAAGGACGTCGTCTCGCTCGGCAACAAGGCCGTCCTCGACGAGACGGACTTCGTGCGCGAGTGGGGGGACGACCCGGACACCGACGTGGTGCTCGGCTACCTGGAGAGCGTACAGGACGGACAGGCCTTCCTCGAGGCCGCCCGAGAGACGACACAGGAGACTCCCGTGGCCGTCGTCAAGTCCGGTCGCACCGACGCTGGCGCGAAGGCGGCGTCGAGCCACACCGGGGCCATCGCCGGCAGCGAGGCCGCCTACGAGGCCGGCCTCGAACAGGCGGGCGTCCTCCGGGCCGACTCCGTGCAGGAGCTGTTCGACTCGGCGCGTGCGCTCTCGGGGTTGCCCCTGCCGGAGTCGGACGACGTGGCCGTCGTCACGAACGCCGGCGGCCCGGGCGTGATGGCGACGGACGCCATCGGCGACGCGACGCTCTCGCTCGCGAGCTTCACCGACGAGACGCTCGACACCTTCCGCGAGGTGCTGCCGGAGGAGGCGAACATCTACAACCCGGTCGACGTCATCGGTGACGCCTCCGTCGAGCGGTTCACCGCGGCCATCGACGCCGCACTCTCGGATTCGAACGTCTCGGCGGCGGTCGTCGTCAGCGCGCCGACCGCGGTGCTCGACTTCGAGGAGCTCGCCGAGGCGGTCGTCGAGGTGCAGGCGGACCACGGGAAACCGGTCGTCACGAGCCTGATGGGCGGCTCGCGCACCGAGCCCGCCGTCGAGAAGCTGCGCGCAGCGGGCATCCCGAACTACTTCGACCCGGCGCGCGCGGTCGACAGCATCGACGCGCTCGCCCGGCAGCGTCGCGTCACCGAGCGGGAGTACGTCGACCCGACCGAGTTCGACGTGGACCGCGAGGCCGCCCGCGACATCCTGCTGGAGGCGAAGGAGCGCGACGACAACCGCCTCGGCGTGGAGGCCATGGGACTGCTCGACGCCTACGGAATCCAGACGCCCGCGGGCGAGGTCGTCGACGAGCCGGGCGACGCCGTCGAGGTCGCGGAGGGGATCGACGGCCCGGTCGTGATGAAGATCGTCAGCCCGGACATCCTCCACAAGTCCGACATCGGCGGCGTGAAGATCGGCGTGGCGAACGAGGACGTCTACGACGCGTACGAGGACCTCGTCGCCCGGGCGACGAACTACCAGCCCGACGCGACCATCCTCGGCGTGCAGGTCCAGGAGATGGTCGACCTCGACGAGGGCACCGAGACCATCGTCGGCGTCAACCGCGACCCCCAGTTCGGTCCGCTCGTCCTCTTCGGCCTGGGCGGCATCTTCGTCGAGGTGCTGGAGGACACGACCCTGCGCGTCGCACCCGTCTCCGAACCGGAGGCCCGGGAGATGATAGACGAGGTGAAGGCCGCGCCGCTGCTCCGCGGGGCGCGGGGCCGGACGCCCGCCGACGTGGAGAGCATCATCGAGACCATCCAGCGGCTCTCACAGCTCGTCACCGACTTCCCCGCGATACTGGAACTGGACATCAACCCGCTCGTCGCCGGACCGGACGGCGTCGAGGCGGTCGACATCAGACTCACCGTGGACACCGATCAACTATGA
- a CDS encoding phosphotransacetylase family protein: MNPLLVTANAESTGKTAVTLALAQAARERGTDVGYMKPKGTRLQSNVGKTLDEDPMLARELLGLDAEMHELEPVVYSPTFVQEAIRGRETADEVRARIREAYDALAADHDRMFVEGGGLTAGRILDIADGDVAELLDATVLLVCPYDAVTDVDDVLAAAEDVGDSLSGVLFNRVSESAYDQLQDDVVPFLEGRGITVHGVLPREQDLAGVTVGELADDIGANVLTDVPTDAFVERFSVAAMGPDAALRGLRRTKDTAVITGGDRSEIHTAALEAPGVKCLILTGGHRPSGAVLGKAAEKGVPVMVVNSNTLTTIERAEDVVRVGRTRDEETVNRMGELLAGHADLDGILGD, encoded by the coding sequence ATGAACCCGTTACTCGTCACCGCGAACGCAGAGAGCACCGGCAAGACGGCGGTCACGCTCGCACTCGCCCAGGCGGCGCGCGAGCGGGGGACCGACGTCGGCTACATGAAACCCAAGGGCACGCGGCTCCAGTCGAACGTCGGCAAGACGCTCGACGAGGACCCGATGCTCGCCCGTGAGCTGCTCGGCCTCGACGCCGAGATGCACGAGCTCGAACCCGTCGTCTACTCGCCGACGTTCGTCCAGGAAGCCATCCGGGGCCGCGAGACGGCCGACGAGGTGCGCGCGCGTATCCGCGAGGCGTACGACGCGCTCGCCGCGGACCACGACCGGATGTTCGTCGAGGGGGGCGGACTGACCGCCGGCAGGATACTCGACATCGCCGACGGCGACGTGGCCGAGCTGCTCGATGCGACCGTCCTGCTGGTCTGTCCGTACGACGCCGTGACCGACGTCGACGACGTGCTCGCGGCGGCCGAGGACGTGGGCGACTCGCTCTCCGGTGTGCTGTTCAACCGCGTCTCGGAGTCGGCGTACGACCAGCTCCAGGACGACGTGGTGCCGTTCCTCGAAGGACGTGGTATCACCGTCCACGGCGTGCTCCCCCGCGAACAGGACCTCGCGGGTGTCACCGTCGGCGAACTGGCCGACGACATCGGTGCGAACGTGCTGACCGACGTGCCGACCGACGCGTTCGTCGAGCGCTTCAGCGTCGCCGCCATGGGCCCCGACGCCGCCCTCCGCGGTCTGCGACGGACGAAGGACACTGCCGTCATCACGGGTGGTGACCGCTCGGAGATCCACACCGCCGCGCTCGAAGCGCCGGGCGTGAAGTGCCTCATCCTCACCGGCGGCCACCGCCCCTCGGGCGCGGTGCTCGGGAAGGCTGCGGAGAAGGGGGTCCCCGTCATGGTCGTCAACTCGAACACCCTGACGACCATCGAGCGCGCCGAGGACGTGGTCCGCGTCGGCCGGACACGCGACGAGGAGACCGTGAACCGGATGGGCGAGCTGCTGGCCGGGCACGCCGACCTCGACGGCATCCTCGGCGACTGA
- a CDS encoding DUF7504 family protein, producing the protein MPTTTERDPFDRLTPGTQALVLTPSLQSPLATLPTGAFENLLVVSSTRPPRKVEQFVRDRGGDPNKVGVVPVSGSPVDYDGPLWTTSVVHPNDLTGIHDRFDRAMVHVKPGDGWVVFDNVNVLLMYAERAAVGQLVDSMAATTRERAARGVFALVRDAVTDSTYDRFGDTMDVELDRRDG; encoded by the coding sequence ATGCCGACGACGACTGAGCGCGACCCGTTCGACCGGCTCACCCCCGGCACGCAGGCGCTGGTTCTCACGCCGTCGCTGCAGTCACCGCTCGCGACGCTCCCGACCGGGGCGTTCGAGAACCTGCTCGTCGTCTCGTCGACGCGCCCGCCGCGCAAGGTCGAGCAGTTCGTCCGTGACCGCGGTGGCGACCCGAACAAGGTCGGTGTCGTCCCCGTCTCGGGCTCCCCCGTCGACTACGACGGCCCGCTGTGGACTACCTCGGTCGTCCATCCGAACGACCTGACGGGCATTCACGACCGGTTCGACCGGGCGATGGTCCACGTCAAACCCGGCGATGGCTGGGTGGTGTTCGACAACGTGAACGTGCTGTTGATGTACGCCGAACGGGCCGCGGTCGGCCAGCTCGTCGACTCGATGGCGGCGACGACCCGCGAGCGGGCCGCCCGTGGCGTGTTCGCGCTCGTCCGGGACGCGGTCACCGACTCGACGTACGACCGGTTCGGGGACACGATGGACGTCGAACTCGACCGTCGGGACGGCTGA
- a CDS encoding pyridoxal phosphate-dependent aminotransferase — MFPTIAYLDWITGRPEDAEHDLGSSDLRGTAGERRDPIPGRLAGLSEPPASATLEEQVATEYDVDRSNVLVTAGASMANVLATATALDGHENEQPQVLVEKPGYEPLVATPRAFGGQIHRFVRPADDGYRLDPDRVDGALVDEACLVIATNRHNPSGRLSSRETLAATAERVRAAGGRLLVDEVYAPFTLDPAAKGLGGPTAAGLDDVVVTGSLTKFFGFGGLRVGWLIADAAFVERAERVAHHLPALAQPSVSLARRALHHEQRLLAGQRDLAATNHDLLATFVDDRDDLDGTVHDDATFALLEPTTVDGDAVAEAAWDEGVLVVPGRFFDAPGCVRVSLGRSPEHCEAALSAFGAVLDGLR, encoded by the coding sequence GTGTTCCCCACCATCGCGTACCTCGACTGGATCACCGGTCGCCCCGAGGACGCCGAGCACGACCTCGGGTCCAGCGACCTCCGTGGGACCGCCGGCGAGCGTCGAGATCCCATCCCGGGGCGACTGGCAGGACTCTCGGAGCCGCCGGCGTCCGCGACCCTCGAGGAGCAGGTCGCGACGGAGTACGACGTCGACCGGTCGAACGTCCTCGTCACCGCCGGTGCCAGCATGGCGAACGTGCTCGCGACTGCGACGGCACTCGACGGCCACGAGAACGAGCAACCCCAGGTGCTCGTCGAGAAGCCCGGCTACGAGCCGCTCGTCGCCACGCCCCGTGCCTTCGGCGGGCAGATTCACCGGTTCGTCCGGCCCGCGGACGACGGCTACCGGCTCGACCCCGACCGTGTCGACGGTGCCCTCGTCGACGAGGCCTGTCTCGTCATCGCCACGAACCGGCACAACCCGTCCGGCCGGCTGTCGTCACGGGAGACGCTGGCCGCGACCGCCGAACGGGTCCGTGCCGCCGGCGGCCGGCTCCTCGTCGACGAGGTGTACGCTCCGTTCACGCTCGACCCAGCGGCGAAGGGCCTGGGCGGGCCGACCGCGGCCGGACTCGACGACGTGGTCGTGACGGGCTCCCTCACCAAGTTCTTCGGGTTCGGTGGGCTCCGCGTCGGCTGGCTCATCGCCGACGCGGCGTTCGTCGAGCGCGCCGAACGCGTCGCACACCACCTGCCCGCGCTCGCCCAGCCGAGCGTCTCGCTGGCACGGCGCGCGCTCCACCACGAGCAGCGACTGCTCGCCGGACAGCGCGACCTCGCGGCGACGAACCACGACCTGCTCGCGACGTTCGTCGACGACCGCGACGACCTCGACGGGACCGTCCACGACGACGCGACCTTCGCGCTGCTGGAGCCCACGACAGTGGACGGGGACGCCGTGGCCGAGGCCGCCTGGGACGAGGGCGTCCTCGTCGTTCCGGGGCGCTTCTTCGACGCCCCCGGCTGCGTGCGGGTCAGCCTCGGACGCAGCCCCGAGCACTGCGAGGCCGCACTGTCGGCGTTCGGGGCGGTGCTCGACGGGCTTCGCTGA
- a CDS encoding PRC-barrel domain-containing protein → MNGTPQEITALVGREVYSNNGVFVGEIEDVRLDVENEVVTGLALANLNQELFSNRIGDHRGVLVPYRWVRAVGDVVLINDIIERLKTPDEEEEVVA, encoded by the coding sequence ATGAACGGTACCCCACAGGAGATTACGGCCCTCGTCGGCCGGGAGGTCTACTCGAACAACGGCGTGTTCGTCGGCGAGATCGAGGACGTCCGGCTCGACGTCGAGAACGAGGTCGTCACCGGACTCGCGCTGGCGAACCTCAACCAGGAGCTGTTCAGCAACCGCATCGGCGACCACCGCGGCGTGCTCGTCCCCTACCGCTGGGTCCGCGCCGTCGGTGACGTGGTGCTCATCAACGACATCATCGAGCGTCTGAAGACACCGGACGAGGAAGAGGAAGTCGTCGCCTAG
- a CDS encoding DHH family phosphoesterase, with the protein MSTGVSIAAMSRYAILGCGSVGHAVAEDLVEQGKDVLIVDKDEGRVEALRDQDLNAQTADIRDPETAEAVDDCDVVLIMSSDIEANKEAVGNIRERNGDQFVVVRASDPVSGDELTELGADVVINPSSVIADAAMRSLESGELEYRATQLSEVLRDANDRVAIFTNESPDPDSIASAAALQAIASHLGVDADICYLGDIGHQESRAFVNLLGIELLNWADIEDRDQYDTMAVVDHAKGGEEFDIEVDIVIDHYESDEEWDATFVDVRPNVSSTSTIMTKYIQEFDMKVDEAVATALLYGIREETLDFKRDTTPADLTAAAYLYPFANHDLLEQVESPSMSPETLDVLAEAIQNREVQGSHLVSNAGFIRDREALAQAAQHLLNLEGITTTAVFGIADDTIFLAARSKDIRMNIGKVLSDAYGGIGEAAGHSTQASAEISLGIFTGIETNDENRDTLLSLTEEAVKRKLFEAMGVESGESSNGS; encoded by the coding sequence ATGAGTACCGGGGTCAGCATCGCTGCGATGTCGAGATACGCGATTCTCGGCTGTGGGAGCGTCGGTCACGCGGTCGCCGAGGATCTGGTGGAGCAGGGCAAGGACGTGCTCATCGTCGACAAGGACGAGGGCCGCGTCGAGGCGCTGCGCGACCAGGACCTCAACGCCCAGACGGCGGACATCCGCGACCCCGAAACGGCGGAGGCGGTCGACGACTGCGACGTGGTCCTCATCATGTCCTCGGACATCGAGGCGAACAAGGAGGCGGTGGGGAACATCCGGGAGCGAAACGGCGACCAGTTCGTCGTCGTCCGCGCCTCCGACCCCGTCTCGGGCGACGAACTCACCGAGCTCGGGGCAGACGTGGTCATCAACCCGTCCTCGGTCATCGCCGACGCGGCGATGCGCTCGCTCGAATCGGGCGAGCTGGAGTACCGCGCGACCCAGCTCTCGGAGGTGCTCCGCGACGCGAACGACCGCGTCGCCATCTTCACCAACGAGAGCCCCGACCCGGACTCCATCGCCAGCGCGGCCGCGCTACAGGCCATCGCCTCGCACCTCGGCGTCGATGCGGACATCTGCTATCTCGGCGACATCGGCCATCAGGAGAGCCGGGCGTTCGTGAACCTGCTCGGCATCGAACTGCTGAACTGGGCGGACATCGAGGACCGCGACCAGTACGACACGATGGCGGTCGTCGACCACGCGAAGGGGGGCGAGGAGTTCGACATCGAGGTCGACATCGTCATCGACCACTACGAGTCCGACGAGGAGTGGGACGCGACGTTCGTCGACGTACGCCCGAACGTCTCCTCCACGTCGACCATCATGACGAAGTACATCCAGGAGTTCGACATGAAGGTCGACGAGGCCGTCGCGACGGCGCTGCTGTACGGCATCCGCGAGGAGACACTCGACTTCAAGCGGGACACGACGCCCGCGGACCTCACCGCCGCGGCGTACCTCTACCCCTTCGCGAACCACGACCTGCTCGAACAGGTCGAGTCGCCGTCGATGAGCCCGGAGACGCTGGACGTGCTCGCCGAGGCCATCCAGAACCGCGAGGTGCAGGGCTCACATCTGGTCTCGAACGCGGGGTTCATCCGCGACCGGGAGGCGCTCGCGCAGGCCGCCCAGCACCTCCTGAATCTGGAGGGCATCACGACGACGGCGGTGTTCGGCATCGCGGACGACACCATCTTCCTGGCGGCGCGCTCGAAGGACATCCGGATGAACATCGGCAAGGTGCTCTCGGACGCCTACGGCGGCATCGGCGAGGCGGCGGGGCACTCCACACAGGCCAGCGCGGAGATCTCGCTGGGCATCTTCACCGGCATCGAGACGAACGACGAGAACCGGGATACGCTCCTCTCGCTCACCGAGGAGGCGGTCAAGCGCAAGCTGTTCGAGGCGATGGGCGTCGAGAGCGGCGAGTCCAGTAACGGGAGCTAG
- the sugE gene encoding quaternary ammonium compound efflux SMR transporter SugE, translated as MSWGILVVAGLFEIAWAVGLEYSDGFSKPVPSALTVVALAISMLLLARAIESLPVGTAYAVWTGIGAVGTAILGVLLFDEPATLVRAGFLGLIVAGIVGLHATGA; from the coding sequence ATGTCCTGGGGAATCCTCGTCGTCGCTGGCCTGTTCGAGATCGCGTGGGCGGTCGGACTGGAGTACTCAGACGGGTTCTCGAAGCCCGTGCCCTCGGCGCTGACAGTCGTCGCGCTCGCCATCAGCATGCTGTTGCTTGCGCGGGCAATCGAGAGCCTGCCGGTCGGGACGGCGTACGCGGTGTGGACCGGCATCGGTGCGGTCGGGACGGCCATCCTCGGCGTGCTGCTGTTCGACGAACCGGCGACGCTTGTACGTGCGGGTTTCCTGGGACTCATCGTCGCTGGAATCGTGGGACTGCACGCGACTGGCGCGTGA
- a CDS encoding class I SAM-dependent methyltransferase: MSTDEHQATGGTVVQRNEEVYRETAMVDRYDSFGEDGWLTDREAAIVDEHFAEPGRVLDVGCGTGRTSRPLAERGHDVVGIDVSDEMVAQARARHPDLTFAVDDVTDLDFADETFDYVLFSYYGLDSIYPESGREQAMRELHRLLKPGGVFTFNSHNWWYVLPALLTDAGFDHVTVVGKRGWPLVNFEISHYYVAERS, encoded by the coding sequence ATGAGCACCGACGAACACCAGGCCACGGGGGGAACCGTCGTCCAGCGGAACGAGGAGGTGTACCGGGAGACGGCCATGGTCGACCGGTACGACAGCTTCGGCGAGGACGGCTGGTTGACCGACCGGGAAGCCGCCATCGTCGACGAGCACTTCGCGGAGCCGGGCCGTGTCCTCGACGTCGGCTGTGGCACCGGCCGGACGTCCAGACCGCTCGCGGAACGTGGCCACGACGTGGTCGGTATCGACGTGAGCGATGAGATGGTCGCCCAGGCACGGGCACGCCATCCGGACCTGACGTTCGCGGTCGACGACGTGACCGATCTCGACTTCGCGGACGAGACGTTCGACTACGTCCTGTTCTCGTACTACGGACTGGACAGCATCTACCCAGAGTCCGGGCGCGAGCAGGCGATGCGGGAGCTCCATCGGTTGCTGAAACCGGGCGGCGTGTTCACGTTCAACTCGCACAACTGGTGGTACGTGCTCCCGGCGCTGCTGACCGACGCCGGATTCGACCACGTAACGGTGGTGGGAAAGCGCGGCTGGCCGCTCGTGAACTTCGAGATCAGTCACTACTACGTCGCCGAGAGAAGCTGA
- a CDS encoding LolA family protein codes for MVHRFLRVACICLVLLSSTTLAGCLDDAGTDNDAAAPATTVDGTPTHTKSASRADDPDGEAVVAAFRERLSSLESYVATRRTNVTVGENVTTSEVRVWVRVDDRQLRQVVVAPKERAGTVMLRNESGMTIYEPDAERVTTYPQSTDSVPMIGMPVRSLLERSTVEYVGTEQLDGEVHYKVRFVPNESMAGNVSLVGWLDTETYFPVRLASTSSVGERSYSSTTTFEDVELDVEIDDDRFSLDVPGDVEWTTHETPAVTTFERVELLRTNTSLQVPAPDVPTGLALGQAQLAVGSNERATLVYTNGSATVHVLVRNGSTGSSPPEAEPVDLDGRTVQYTGGDTGGYVQWECGGQAYIVTGSLPRGTLLEVAASISCS; via the coding sequence ATGGTCCACCGGTTCCTCCGAGTCGCCTGTATCTGCCTCGTGCTGCTGTCGTCGACGACACTCGCCGGCTGTCTCGACGACGCGGGCACCGACAACGACGCCGCGGCACCGGCGACGACGGTCGATGGGACCCCGACCCACACCAAGTCGGCGAGTCGGGCCGACGACCCCGACGGCGAGGCGGTCGTCGCGGCGTTCCGCGAGCGGCTGTCCTCGCTGGAGAGCTACGTCGCCACCCGCCGGACGAACGTCACGGTCGGGGAGAACGTCACCACGAGCGAGGTGCGCGTCTGGGTGCGAGTCGACGACCGGCAGCTCCGTCAGGTGGTCGTCGCACCCAAAGAGCGCGCCGGTACGGTGATGCTCCGCAACGAGAGTGGGATGACGATCTACGAGCCCGACGCCGAGCGGGTGACGACCTACCCGCAGTCGACTGACTCGGTCCCGATGATCGGCATGCCCGTCCGGTCGCTGCTGGAGCGGAGCACCGTCGAGTACGTCGGCACCGAGCAGCTCGACGGGGAGGTGCACTACAAGGTGCGGTTCGTCCCGAACGAGTCCATGGCCGGAAACGTCAGCCTCGTCGGCTGGCTCGACACCGAGACGTACTTCCCGGTGCGGCTGGCGTCGACATCTTCGGTCGGCGAGCGGTCCTACAGCTCGACGACGACCTTCGAGGACGTCGAACTCGACGTCGAGATTGACGACGACCGCTTCAGCCTCGACGTGCCCGGGGACGTCGAGTGGACGACGCACGAGACTCCCGCGGTGACGACGTTCGAGCGCGTCGAGCTGCTGCGGACGAACACCAGCCTCCAGGTCCCCGCCCCCGACGTTCCGACTGGCTTAGCGCTGGGGCAGGCGCAGCTGGCGGTCGGCTCGAACGAGCGGGCGACGCTGGTGTACACGAACGGGTCGGCGACCGTCCACGTGCTGGTCCGGAACGGCTCCACGGGTAGCAGTCCCCCCGAGGCCGAACCGGTCGACCTCGACGGCAGGACGGTCCAGTACACGGGTGGCGACACGGGTGGCTACGTCCAGTGGGAGTGCGGCGGACAGGCGTACATCGTCACCGGCTCGCTGCCCCGAGGCACGCTGCTGGAGGTCGCAGCGTCGATAAGTTGTTCCTGA
- a CDS encoding YrdB family protein yields the protein MVLRPVNRGLRFLLEVLALLAIAYWGFESGDSLPVSVALGLAAPLSVAVVWGVFGSPQAAVPVSDRGRLLLEGLVFGAATAGLYAVGQPILAGLFAALVVANHAFMRLWDQ from the coding sequence ATGGTCCTCCGGCCGGTGAACCGTGGCCTTCGCTTCCTCCTCGAGGTGCTCGCGCTGCTCGCCATCGCGTACTGGGGGTTCGAGAGCGGTGATTCACTGCCTGTCAGCGTCGCGCTCGGACTCGCCGCGCCGCTTTCCGTCGCGGTCGTCTGGGGTGTGTTCGGGTCGCCACAGGCAGCGGTCCCGGTGTCCGACCGCGGGCGGCTGCTGCTGGAGGGACTCGTCTTCGGCGCGGCGACAGCGGGGTTGTACGCGGTCGGGCAGCCGATCCTGGCGGGGCTGTTCGCCGCGCTCGTGGTGGCCAATCACGCGTTCATGCGGCTCTGGGACCAGTGA